The following coding sequences are from one Leptospira mayottensis 200901116 window:
- a CDS encoding DEAD/DEAH box helicase family protein: MTNQSPEQISRDHIDQILIQSGWIIQDKKSIHLGAGLGIAIREYNTDVGPADYVLFVDRKPLGIIEAKREEEGHRLTTVEDQSKEYAQAKLKYLNNDPLPYVYESTGEVTRFTNYRDPKPRSRHLFAFHRPETLRDWGNNPKQIRERLLTLPALLKEGLRDCQILAINQLEESFKESKLRALIQMATGSGKTFTSITFIYRLLKFAKAKRILFLVDTKNLGEQAEQEFMSYLPKDDNRKFTELYAVHRLKSGFVPSDNQVYISTIQRLYSILRGKELEDSSDEDNPNEKWMPNEPVPVEYNQTIPPEFFDFVIIDECHRSIYNLWKQVLEYFDAFQIGLTATPDNRTYGYFNQNVVSDYGFEKAVADGVLVPYNVFTIETQISKNGAQIQKGSLFKEYIEKRERLTRKKFWEQLDEDLEYSAKKLDTEIINPSQIRTIIKSFKKHLPQMFPDRYDTGNEFEVPKTLIFAKTDSHADDIIQIVREEFGEENRFCKKITYKSDEDPKSTLSQFRNDYYPRIAVTVDMIATGTDVKPLECLLFMRDIKSRNYFEQMKGRGTRTLSLDDLKKVSPSAKFTKDHFVIVDAVGVTKSLKTDSRPLEKKPGVALKDLLGAISVGVQDEDLFTTIANRLIRLDKQLSEKEKIQFAERTKGKTIPQVVKLLLGAFNPDILEELRENAEKDFANLSTEEIEVEFKKKHSAQVQEVTDIFTAELNQFIEVVRKTHFQYIDEVNLDRVLKESWDVDTKATAEVLVHDFQVWLEVHKTEILALQIFYNQPYRRRELTYTMLKEILDILKSDKPNLAPLEVWKAYEHLESVYGNPKTDLMALISLIRKITGLDRSLTSYDKIVDKNFQDWVFKKQAGSLKFNKEQMLWLQMIKDYIVSSYHVEKEDFDLDPFNKIGGLGKFWQLFGEETEHILEELNEALVA; the protein is encoded by the coding sequence ATGACAAATCAATCTCCTGAACAAATATCCAGAGACCACATCGATCAAATATTAATTCAATCGGGTTGGATCATTCAAGATAAAAAATCAATTCATTTGGGTGCAGGGCTGGGGATCGCCATTCGAGAATATAATACGGACGTAGGACCAGCTGACTACGTATTGTTTGTAGATAGAAAACCTCTTGGTATCATTGAAGCCAAGCGAGAAGAAGAAGGGCACAGGCTTACGACTGTTGAAGATCAATCGAAAGAGTATGCGCAGGCAAAGTTAAAGTATCTCAATAATGATCCACTGCCTTACGTATATGAAAGTACAGGTGAAGTAACAAGGTTTACAAACTACAGAGATCCTAAACCGCGCTCCAGGCATCTTTTCGCTTTTCATAGGCCAGAGACTCTGAGGGACTGGGGAAATAATCCTAAACAAATTAGGGAAAGATTATTAACACTTCCTGCTTTATTGAAAGAAGGCCTAAGGGATTGTCAAATTCTTGCCATCAATCAATTAGAAGAATCTTTTAAAGAAAGCAAGCTGCGAGCATTGATTCAGATGGCCACGGGCTCTGGTAAAACATTTACTTCGATAACGTTCATCTATAGATTATTGAAATTTGCTAAAGCAAAGAGAATCTTATTCTTAGTGGATACGAAAAATCTAGGTGAGCAAGCAGAGCAAGAATTCATGTCTTATTTGCCTAAGGATGACAATCGAAAGTTCACTGAATTGTATGCAGTCCATCGATTAAAATCTGGATTTGTACCTTCGGATAACCAAGTTTATATCAGTACAATACAAAGATTATATTCAATTCTACGTGGAAAAGAATTGGAGGACTCTTCAGACGAAGATAACCCAAATGAAAAATGGATGCCCAATGAACCTGTTCCGGTGGAATACAACCAAACAATACCCCCGGAGTTTTTCGATTTTGTGATCATCGATGAATGTCACCGAAGTATCTATAATCTTTGGAAACAAGTTCTGGAATATTTCGACGCATTTCAAATCGGGCTTACGGCAACCCCCGATAATCGAACTTACGGATACTTTAATCAAAACGTAGTAAGCGATTACGGTTTCGAAAAGGCGGTTGCTGACGGGGTTTTAGTTCCTTATAACGTATTCACTATCGAAACTCAAATTTCCAAAAATGGAGCTCAAATTCAAAAGGGAAGTCTATTTAAAGAATATATTGAAAAGCGAGAACGATTAACCAGAAAAAAATTTTGGGAGCAGTTGGATGAGGATTTAGAGTATTCTGCAAAGAAACTAGATACTGAAATTATAAATCCAAGCCAAATCAGAACTATTATCAAATCATTTAAAAAGCATTTACCGCAAATGTTTCCAGATCGATATGATACGGGAAATGAGTTTGAAGTTCCAAAAACTCTAATCTTTGCAAAGACGGATAGCCATGCGGATGATATCATTCAAATTGTTAGAGAAGAGTTTGGGGAAGAAAATCGTTTCTGTAAAAAGATAACTTACAAATCGGATGAAGATCCGAAGTCTACGCTTTCGCAATTTCGAAATGATTACTATCCGAGAATTGCAGTAACTGTAGATATGATTGCGACGGGGACAGATGTAAAACCTTTGGAATGCTTACTTTTTATGAGAGATATTAAAAGCCGAAATTACTTTGAACAAATGAAAGGAAGAGGAACTCGAACTCTAAGTTTGGACGATCTTAAAAAAGTCAGCCCGTCAGCAAAATTTACAAAAGATCATTTCGTGATCGTGGATGCAGTAGGCGTTACTAAAAGTTTAAAGACTGATAGCAGGCCTTTAGAAAAAAAGCCTGGTGTTGCACTTAAAGATTTATTAGGTGCCATTTCCGTAGGCGTTCAGGATGAAGATCTATTTACTACTATTGCAAATCGACTGATCCGTTTGGATAAACAGCTTTCGGAAAAAGAAAAAATCCAATTCGCAGAAAGAACAAAAGGGAAAACAATTCCTCAAGTTGTGAAATTACTTTTGGGCGCATTTAATCCAGATATTTTGGAAGAATTAAGAGAAAATGCAGAAAAAGATTTCGCAAATTTATCTACCGAAGAGATCGAAGTTGAATTTAAAAAGAAGCATTCTGCTCAAGTCCAAGAAGTTACTGATATTTTTACAGCAGAACTCAATCAATTTATAGAAGTAGTTCGAAAAACGCATTTTCAATACATAGACGAAGTGAATTTAGATCGTGTCTTGAAAGAGTCCTGGGATGTAGATACGAAAGCAACAGCCGAAGTTTTGGTACATGATTTCCAGGTTTGGTTAGAAGTTCATAAAACAGAAATACTTGCACTTCAAATTTTTTACAATCAGCCTTATCGTAGACGTGAATTGACCTATACGATGTTAAAGGAAATATTGGATATTCTAAAATCGGATAAACCGAATTTGGCCCCACTAGAAGTGTGGAAGGCTTATGAGCATTTGGAATCTGTTTACGGAAATCCCAAAACAGATTTAATGGCGCTAATTTCCTTGATTCGGAAGATAACCGGCCTTGATCGATCTCTTACGAGCTATGATAAAATTGTAGATAAGAATTTTCAGGACTGGGTTTTTAAGAAACAAGCGGGATCGTTAAAGTTTAACAAAGAACAAATGCTTTGGTTACAAATGATAAAGGATTACATTGTTTCTTCCTACCATGTCGAAAAGGAAGACTTTGATCTAGACCCTTTCAATAAGATAGGTGGATTGGGAAAGTTTTGGCAACTTTTTGGAGAAGAAACTGAACACATTTTGGAAGAACTAAATGAAGCTCTGGTAGCCTAA
- a CDS encoding AAA family ATPase: MATSNQIKALLRSHLEHDEERFYSIALQIAAAEARSGHSKLAQELKSLVDEAKSKTSLSKKKDSPIPIVRPKGELADLLSVSYPKTRISDMVLKDSIVSLIRKTLEEQRHYLKLKTHDLHPNRKLLLVGPPGCGKTMTASVLAGELGLPLFAVRLDGLISKYMGETISKLRLIFDSMNETRGIYLFDEFDSIGTTRNFTNDVGEIRRVLNSFLVYLEQDQSNSIICAATNNQNSLDSALFRRFDEMLEYDYPDKKLILQIIQNRVRLYKIESKSLLKVVNAALGLSFAEVIKACDDAIKRMILKDKLKLSSEDLMKSFLDRSGKRIQSKQKLK, encoded by the coding sequence ATGGCTACGTCCAATCAAATTAAAGCACTATTGAGAAGTCATTTAGAGCATGACGAAGAAAGATTCTATTCAATAGCCCTACAGATTGCTGCGGCGGAAGCTCGGAGTGGGCATTCTAAACTTGCCCAAGAGCTAAAATCTTTAGTGGACGAAGCGAAGTCAAAGACTTCACTTTCGAAGAAAAAGGATTCCCCGATTCCTATTGTTCGTCCTAAAGGAGAACTTGCAGATTTGCTTTCGGTTTCTTATCCGAAAACTAGAATTTCCGATATGGTTTTAAAGGATTCGATTGTATCACTCATTCGGAAGACTTTAGAAGAACAGAGACATTATCTGAAACTCAAGACACATGATTTACATCCAAATCGTAAGTTATTGTTAGTCGGTCCGCCCGGTTGTGGAAAGACGATGACAGCGTCCGTTTTAGCCGGTGAACTTGGGCTTCCTCTTTTTGCCGTTCGGTTAGATGGTTTAATTAGCAAGTATATGGGTGAAACGATTTCCAAATTACGACTGATATTTGATTCGATGAATGAAACCAGAGGAATCTATTTATTCGATGAATTTGATTCGATTGGGACAACTCGGAATTTCACAAATGACGTTGGTGAAATTCGAAGAGTTTTGAATAGTTTCTTAGTCTACCTGGAACAAGACCAATCGAATAGTATCATTTGTGCCGCAACTAATAATCAGAATAGTTTGGATTCTGCTTTATTTCGTAGATTTGATGAAATGTTAGAGTATGACTATCCCGATAAAAAGCTTATCTTACAAATTATTCAGAATCGGGTTCGACTTTATAAAATTGAAAGTAAGTCACTTCTCAAAGTAGTCAATGCCGCCTTAGGTCTAAGTTTCGCGGAAGTCATCAAAGCTTGTGACGACGCGATCAAGCGGATGATCTTAAAAGATAAATTAAAACTCTCTTCGGAGGATTTAATGAAATCCTTTTTGGATCGGAGTGGTAAAAGAATTCAATCAAAACAAAAGTTAAAATAG
- a CDS encoding S8 family peptidase codes for MPDLKYPHFLLRLKPDSEKYTNPSGGSSEFPIYLGKDPKSKGKDLRDQLEKAEADFLEIVNLRKQSSIKEDLRIPLTFESLEGYDLWLASLSDKLSGIEIENVQKKSGKTLVTVYIPHGKLSVFFKKIEQYLDQSKNTEKGNPKNQKLLNNIETIKLSTLENFWNDNDPFPSDHNNKLLLEIWLRVGEDRNEINSQFKKAAIESGILVSERFLSFPESSVFKVTASINQLKSSIILLDCLSEIRKSKETPASFLDMTPIEETDWVLELRNRLKIHPNHRDVAVCILDTGVTIAHPLLAQSIEENDLDSFHPEWGKEDHHGHGTRMAGLVLLGDLYPLLLSSASIELKHRLESIKILPPNGENSKELYGRITGDCISLAEIKGDCRRLFHLAITAPDLLIQEGEASSWSAALDLLAFGTKEEEEPKRLLFVSAGNLSPEKIKDYPIANRESSIQDPAQAWNVVTVGAFTQKKDIEKSKYLDYELIAKSGDLSPQSTTSVSWNPSDWPFKPDIVMEGGNFAKNKRQEIDPTDSLSLLTTNSAIQQRLLFPIVGTSAATAQAARYGAILSAEYSDFWPETIRGMLIHSADYSTLNLDYSNIQKLRKEEQKKLLEPTDMVCQI; via the coding sequence ATGCCGGATTTGAAATATCCTCATTTTCTTCTAAGACTGAAACCGGATTCTGAGAAATACACGAATCCTTCCGGTGGTTCGTCTGAATTTCCAATATACTTAGGGAAAGATCCTAAATCCAAAGGAAAAGATTTACGCGACCAGTTAGAAAAGGCTGAAGCTGACTTTTTAGAAATAGTGAACTTAAGAAAACAATCTTCTATAAAGGAAGATTTGCGTATACCTCTAACTTTTGAAAGTTTGGAAGGTTATGATTTATGGCTCGCAAGCTTATCAGATAAACTCTCTGGAATTGAAATCGAAAATGTACAGAAAAAAAGTGGAAAGACTTTAGTTACTGTTTACATTCCCCATGGAAAGTTATCCGTATTTTTCAAAAAAATAGAACAATATTTAGATCAAAGTAAGAATACGGAAAAAGGAAATCCAAAGAATCAAAAATTGCTCAATAATATTGAAACAATAAAACTTTCAACCTTAGAAAACTTTTGGAACGATAACGATCCATTTCCAAGCGATCATAATAATAAATTATTATTAGAGATTTGGTTGAGAGTTGGGGAAGATAGAAACGAGATCAATTCACAATTTAAGAAAGCTGCTATCGAATCGGGAATTTTGGTTTCGGAACGATTTTTATCGTTTCCCGAATCTTCTGTCTTTAAGGTTACCGCATCTATCAATCAATTGAAGTCTTCTATTATACTCTTAGACTGTCTTTCTGAAATTCGAAAGTCTAAGGAGACACCAGCTTCTTTTTTAGATATGACTCCGATCGAAGAAACGGATTGGGTTCTCGAATTACGGAATCGTTTGAAAATTCATCCGAATCATAGAGATGTCGCCGTTTGTATTTTGGATACGGGTGTTACTATTGCCCATCCGTTATTGGCTCAAAGTATCGAAGAGAATGATTTAGATTCCTTTCATCCAGAATGGGGAAAGGAAGATCATCATGGTCATGGGACTCGAATGGCTGGTTTGGTGCTTTTGGGGGATCTCTATCCACTTTTACTTAGTTCGGCTTCGATTGAATTGAAACATAGATTAGAATCGATTAAGATTCTTCCGCCGAACGGAGAAAATTCTAAAGAGCTTTATGGAAGAATCACAGGGGATTGTATTTCACTTGCTGAAATAAAAGGAGATTGTCGAAGGTTATTTCATTTAGCGATTACAGCACCTGATTTATTGATTCAAGAAGGAGAGGCTTCGTCTTGGTCGGCTGCTTTGGATCTATTAGCTTTTGGCACTAAAGAAGAGGAAGAACCTAAACGATTGCTCTTTGTTTCCGCAGGCAATTTATCTCCAGAGAAGATTAAGGATTATCCGATTGCTAATAGGGAATCGAGTATTCAAGATCCTGCTCAAGCTTGGAATGTGGTAACAGTAGGAGCTTTTACTCAAAAAAAAGATATTGAAAAATCAAAATATCTCGATTATGAGTTGATTGCGAAATCAGGAGATTTGTCTCCGCAGAGTACAACTTCCGTTTCTTGGAATCCATCTGATTGGCCTTTTAAACCGGATATAGTAATGGAAGGCGGCAATTTTGCAAAAAATAAAAGACAAGAAATTGATCCAACTGATTCCCTTTCTCTTCTCACTACTAATTCTGCTATTCAGCAAAGATTATTGTTTCCTATCGTTGGTACAAGCGCTGCCACGGCTCAAGCGGCGAGATATGGTGCAATTTTATCCGCTGAATACTCTGATTTTTGGCCTGAGACGATTCGGGGGATGTTGATTCATTCTGCCGATTACTCGACTCTAAATTTAGATTACTCTAATATTCAAAAATTAAGAAAAGAAGAACAAAAAAAATTATTAGAACCTACGGATATGGTGTGCCAAATTTAA
- a CDS encoding restriction endonuclease subunit S, translating into MKIYKDASTVINVETYEQRSFENNFSDLPSNWLWVKLSDVGLIVSGGTPSTTNESFWGEDVVWITPADLSGYSNKFIGKGRKSLTVIGLQNSSAKLLPKGSVLFSSRAPIGYVAIASTKLCTNQGFKNIVPSEYTNSDFLYYYLKSIKHIAEAYSSGTTFKEISGSRFAELPIPLPPLAEQQRIVSKIEELFSELDKGIENLKTAQQQLKVYRQAVLKSAFEGKLSKDWRDQNPDQSVSENIVEEEDSSLGELPDGWKWVALKAVLKNRITNGYSGKPVNYQTNQKVLKLSATTSGKFESAYFKYLDEDHLEKKDIWCSYDDILIQRGNTIEYVGVPTIFTGNDKEFIFPDLMFRVQCNKNIVIPKYIYYNLSNPFQRIFLRKRVTGSAGNMPKINQVTLNATPMCLPSLNEQQVIVQEIESRLSVCDKLEETIQFSLKQAESLRQSILKKAFEGKLVAQDPKDEPASVLLERIRAEKESIFQKTNVISEKKVGSKLNPENGNLIQFPRLVPEISTTELHAGVIAMIIDAHEKQSRYLENLNHVKCEKIAHMVEYHLGISLGRNPVKDAAGPDDYPHLKVVESRALKANYFGIQKQKLGYTYLSKHGLQKVIDRTSHALNAEDLQKIRNLIQDFMPLDKLRSEVVATLFAAWNNLLLEGKLPTDEEIVFEARENWTPEKLKIPKENFLKTLSWMRKKGYVPEGKGVIVSKSVKKTSAKKRKKTKA; encoded by the coding sequence ATGAAAATCTATAAAGACGCATCGACGGTAATTAACGTTGAAACATATGAGCAAAGATCGTTCGAAAATAATTTTTCTGACTTACCTTCAAATTGGCTTTGGGTGAAATTAAGCGATGTCGGATTGATTGTTTCTGGAGGTACGCCCTCTACTACAAATGAATCGTTCTGGGGAGAAGATGTTGTGTGGATAACACCAGCCGACCTTTCTGGATATTCTAATAAGTTCATTGGAAAAGGGCGTAAATCATTAACAGTGATAGGGCTTCAAAATTCTAGTGCAAAGTTATTACCGAAAGGAAGTGTGCTTTTTTCTTCTCGCGCACCGATCGGTTATGTTGCCATTGCTTCAACTAAGCTTTGTACGAATCAAGGTTTTAAAAATATAGTTCCCTCTGAATATACAAATAGTGATTTTTTATATTATTATTTAAAAAGTATTAAACATATAGCAGAAGCTTATTCGAGTGGCACAACATTTAAGGAAATATCTGGTTCGAGATTCGCTGAACTTCCAATCCCCCTCCCACCGCTCGCCGAACAACAACGCATTGTATCTAAAATCGAAGAACTTTTCAGTGAATTAGACAAGGGAATCGAAAACCTCAAAACAGCCCAACAACAATTGAAAGTCTATCGGCAAGCGGTCTTGAAATCTGCATTCGAAGGAAAACTCTCGAAAGATTGGAGAGACCAAAATCCGGATCAAAGCGTGAGTGAAAATATTGTGGAAGAAGAAGATTCTTCTTTGGGGGAGTTGCCGGATGGTTGGAAATGGGTAGCGCTAAAAGCAGTTTTGAAAAATAGAATTACAAATGGTTATTCTGGAAAACCTGTAAATTACCAAACAAATCAGAAAGTATTAAAGTTATCCGCTACTACTTCTGGAAAATTTGAATCTGCTTATTTCAAATACTTAGATGAAGACCATCTAGAGAAAAAGGATATCTGGTGTAGTTACGATGATATCTTAATTCAGCGAGGAAATACTATTGAATACGTCGGTGTTCCGACGATTTTTACAGGAAACGATAAAGAATTTATTTTTCCAGACCTTATGTTTCGCGTTCAGTGTAACAAAAATATAGTCATTCCAAAATACATATATTATAATTTATCAAATCCCTTTCAGAGAATTTTTTTAAGAAAAAGAGTTACTGGATCAGCGGGGAATATGCCTAAAATAAATCAGGTAACTCTTAACGCTACGCCAATGTGTTTGCCAAGTCTAAATGAACAACAAGTCATCGTCCAAGAAATCGAATCCAGGCTCAGTGTCTGCGATAAACTCGAAGAAACCATCCAATTTTCTCTCAAACAAGCGGAATCTCTTCGACAAAGCATATTGAAAAAAGCATTTGAAGGAAAGTTGGTGGCACAGGATCCGAAGGACGAACCCGCATCAGTGCTTTTGGAAAGAATTCGCGCAGAGAAAGAAAGTATATTCCAAAAAACAAATGTGATTTCTGAAAAGAAAGTAGGCTCGAAACTGAATCCAGAAAATGGGAATCTGATTCAATTCCCTCGACTTGTCCCGGAAATATCGACCACGGAATTGCATGCCGGAGTGATCGCAATGATCATAGACGCCCACGAAAAACAATCAAGGTATTTAGAAAATCTAAATCACGTAAAATGCGAAAAGATTGCGCATATGGTGGAATATCATCTTGGAATTTCTTTAGGAAGAAATCCTGTCAAGGATGCGGCTGGTCCGGATGATTATCCGCATTTGAAGGTAGTCGAATCTCGCGCTCTGAAAGCGAATTACTTTGGAATTCAAAAACAAAAACTCGGTTATACATATTTATCCAAGCATGGACTCCAAAAAGTTATCGATAGAACATCTCATGCATTGAATGCCGAAGATCTGCAGAAAATTCGAAACTTGATTCAGGATTTTATGCCTCTGGATAAACTTCGCTCCGAAGTTGTCGCTACTCTTTTTGCGGCATGGAACAATCTTCTCTTGGAAGGTAAGTTACCGACCGACGAAGAAATTGTGTTTGAAGCGCGCGAGAATTGGACTCCGGAAAAATTGAAAATTCCCAAAGAGAATTTTTTGAAAACTCTATCTTGGATGCGAAAGAAAGGATATGTTCCGGAAGGTAAAGGAGTGATCGTTTCTAAGTCCGTAAAGAAAACGTCAGCAAAGAAAAGGAAAAAAACAAAAGCATGA
- a CDS encoding HsdM family class I SAM-dependent methyltransferase: MSAIVPTNGIIGKVWSFCNMLRDDGVGYGDYLEQLTYLLFLKMAHEYSKPPYDRKIAIPKQYNWESLTDKKGAELELHYNILLRELANSPGILGQIFTKSQNKIQDPAKLGKLVEMIDKENWVLMGTDVKGDIYEGLLEKNAEDTKSGAGQYFTPRALIKAMVECVRPEPEKTITDPACGTGGFFLAAYDFITKQDLNKEQKKFLKFKTFFGNEIVAGTRRLALMNLFLHNIGDIDSDNFISPTDALIADPGVRYDYVLANPPFGKKSSSKITNEQGEQKKEELTYNRQDFWESTSNKQLNFLQHIKTILKTTGKAAVVLPDNVLFEGGAGETIRVKLMETVDLHTILRLPTGIFYAHGVKANVLFFDAKPAAKGQQQTKEIWFYDYRTNIHHTLKKNPLKFGDLKDFIDCYNPENRNKRKETYHPEKNPEGRWRKFTFEELNNRNKKNLDITWIKDKSLSDLENLPDPDILAEDIIENLEAGLGSFKEILSILNDKE, encoded by the coding sequence ATGAGTGCAATTGTTCCAACAAATGGAATCATCGGAAAAGTTTGGTCCTTTTGCAATATGCTTCGAGACGACGGGGTCGGCTACGGAGATTATCTGGAACAGTTGACGTATCTCTTATTTTTGAAAATGGCTCATGAGTATTCAAAGCCGCCCTATGATCGTAAAATCGCAATTCCAAAGCAATACAATTGGGAGAGTCTGACCGATAAGAAGGGTGCTGAATTAGAACTTCACTATAATATTCTTCTGAGAGAGTTGGCAAATTCTCCAGGTATTCTTGGGCAGATTTTTACAAAGAGTCAGAATAAAATTCAAGATCCAGCGAAACTCGGTAAACTTGTCGAGATGATTGATAAAGAGAACTGGGTTCTCATGGGTACCGACGTGAAGGGTGATATTTACGAAGGACTCTTGGAAAAAAATGCGGAAGATACGAAGAGTGGGGCAGGGCAATATTTTACTCCTCGTGCTCTGATTAAGGCGATGGTCGAATGTGTTCGTCCGGAACCGGAGAAAACGATTACCGATCCCGCTTGTGGTACCGGCGGTTTCTTTTTAGCTGCGTATGACTTTATTACGAAACAGGATTTGAACAAAGAACAAAAAAAATTTCTTAAGTTTAAAACATTCTTTGGGAATGAGATTGTTGCGGGAACCCGTCGTCTTGCACTTATGAATTTGTTTTTACACAATATAGGTGATATCGATTCAGATAATTTTATTTCTCCTACAGATGCCTTGATTGCCGATCCCGGAGTTCGATACGATTACGTTTTGGCGAATCCTCCGTTTGGTAAAAAAAGCAGTTCAAAAATTACAAACGAACAAGGGGAGCAAAAAAAAGAGGAACTTACATACAATCGTCAGGATTTTTGGGAGAGTACAAGTAACAAACAACTGAATTTTTTGCAGCATATTAAAACCATTCTTAAAACAACGGGGAAGGCCGCGGTCGTTCTTCCGGATAACGTTCTTTTTGAGGGTGGGGCCGGCGAAACAATTCGAGTCAAATTGATGGAAACCGTCGATCTCCATACGATTCTTCGTCTTCCGACCGGAATCTTCTACGCGCATGGTGTAAAAGCGAATGTTCTATTCTTTGATGCCAAACCTGCCGCTAAAGGACAGCAGCAGACGAAAGAAATTTGGTTTTACGATTATCGAACCAATATTCACCACACTCTCAAAAAGAATCCTCTTAAATTTGGAGATCTGAAAGATTTTATAGATTGTTATAATCCGGAAAATAGAAACAAAAGAAAGGAAACCTATCATCCTGAGAAAAACCCAGAAGGAAGATGGAGAAAGTTTACATTTGAGGAACTTAATAATCGGAACAAAAAAAATTTAGACATTACCTGGATCAAAGACAAGTCGTTATCCGACCTTGAGAATCTACCTGATCCAGATATACTCGCGGAAGACATTATTGAAAATTTAGAAGCCGGTCTTGGGAGCTTTAAAGAGATATTAAGCATTTTGAATGATAAGGAATAG
- a CDS encoding DUF1016 N-terminal domain-containing protein, translating to MDISQIYESFQSDANSDWDKISLMSYWKIGQRIVEVEQGKERASYGDRVLIQLFKDLNKRFGKGFSDRNLRYMRRFFQFYKLGKIRSELSWTHYKVLLLVEDYKIRNGLEKEAIARSHRELLLKTQSTLENRKTNQKGNNRS from the coding sequence ATGGACATCTCTCAAATCTATGAATCGTTTCAATCGGATGCGAATTCCGATTGGGACAAGATTTCTCTGATGAGTTATTGGAAGATTGGTCAAAGAATCGTAGAGGTTGAACAAGGAAAAGAACGGGCAAGTTACGGAGATCGGGTCTTGATTCAACTTTTCAAGGATCTGAACAAACGTTTTGGTAAGGGATTTTCGGATCGAAATCTGCGTTATATGCGGAGATTTTTTCAGTTTTATAAGCTTGGTAAAATCCGTTCCGAACTTTCTTGGACCCATTATAAGGTTTTGCTTCTCGTAGAAGATTATAAGATTCGTAACGGTCTTGAAAAGGAAGCGATCGCAAGGTCCCATCGGGAACTTTTGTTAAAAACACAATCTACCCTTGAAAACCGAAAAACAAACCAGAAAGGAAATAATCGATCATAG
- a CDS encoding IS5 family transposase (programmed frameshift) produces the protein MSRLGDLTNEQWDLLCDLLVEPEARDDGKGRPRVNSRSILDGILWILRTGAPWIDLPDRYPAYQTCHRRFQEWRKNGTLDKILEALLHDLEIRGKMDLSTCFIDGTFVPGKKGAYVFGKTKRGKGTKVMVIVDKNGIPISAGIESASPHESKLAEGAIIRKKVKGKIKDLVGDRAYDSDPLDEYLKKKYKVNLIAPHKSNRKKKKTQDGRKLRKYRGRWKIERTFSWLQNFRRFATRYERNDQNFYGILILACIMIVIRSF, from the exons ATGAGCCGATTAGGTGACTTAACGAACGAACAATGGGATTTGCTTTGCGATTTACTTGTAGAACCCGAAGCAAGAGATGACGGTAAAGGTCGTCCGCGTGTAAATTCAAGATCAATTTTGGACGGTATATTATGGATTCTTCGCACTGGTGCTCCGTGGATAGACCTACCTGATAGATATCCCGCATATCAAACATGCCATCGAAGATTTCAAGAATGGCGCAAAAATGGAACCCTGGATAAAATTTTAGAAGCGCTTCTTCATGACTTAGAAATAAGAGGCAAGATGGATTTAAGTACGTGTTTCATTGACGGGACTTTTGTTCCTGGAAAAAAAGGGGCCTACGTAT TTGGCAAAACTAAACGGGGAAAGGGTACAAAAGTCATGGTTATCGTCGACAAAAATGGTATTCCTATCTCCGCCGGGATTGAAAGTGCTTCGCCGCATGAAAGTAAGCTCGCGGAAGGTGCAATCATCCGCAAAAAAGTCAAAGGCAAAATCAAAGATTTAGTCGGAGATCGTGCTTACGATTCTGATCCTTTAGATGAATATCTTAAAAAGAAATATAAAGTAAATTTGATCGCTCCACACAAATCAAATCGAAAAAAGAAAAAGACACAGGATGGACGTAAGTTGCGGAAATATCGTGGAAGATGGAAAATTGAACGAACTTTTTCTTGGCTACAGAACTTCAGAAGATTTGCAACTCGATACGAACGAAACGATCAAAACTTTTATGGAATTCTGATACTCGCATGTATCATGATCGTTATTAGGAGTTTTTGA